In Scylla paramamosain isolate STU-SP2022 chromosome 29, ASM3559412v1, whole genome shotgun sequence, a genomic segment contains:
- the LOC135115734 gene encoding protein phosphatase 1 regulatory subunit 37-like has protein sequence MSDTNRTESLGNAPVCVHDDASVSPQEGSQEGPQSKQAEVTQSPEAEKTSLEATVPEATGSKIYLHDKYQSVDKGESGLGKNDCDSKENKFSKTENLEGCVQFDISCELGRVSTETAFKDVQSELPSAVSEVKSDVSQVLHSSTQFCLGATDQDTTSVDNGNPEGNVMLMKNESEASEQVCNVEDIVVQKCSNVTSHLEKDDLPVFDSEAHYVKVVTDPLRDEPDRSDCDSGRDAQSMHHGEAVSCEIAMDTGPDSSLEKDEVFIPISLHDELSKNIAIEVTEDFLKEKVDCKNTERTRKGNRFEVNRVFSVQSRLTEECECDKEEGSSHLCHSSNEHTEKAQPLSAPSTPVPSASTTARKALRSQVCRGRRVSFPEDETHLISSYLEPVNPWQQMGGTTVEEIAAAYRASCDRHRTQPLPGVLQQIKALPLVLGGRVECLSLRSQRLDSSQCEGLEEIFRRVQFKILDLEGCYLDDDTAIPLFDMIEFYDSATQLNISCNDKIGFRGWQACSRMLKRTPSVEYLDARSTNLNETNMPILGRALRLGSRLHTLHLESCNLTGRPLIILTAALRQNESLTELYLADNRLGVNDCIQLSNLVRANSTLLLLDLRNNNVQDAGCSHVCEGIAEQQKHQQQQQQGEENGEKTRCRGLRSLVLWNNHLTPQSAPHLANMLATTRALETLNLGRNNLTSEGILQLKESLLRNHALLRLGLQSARIADEGAVALAEYTVDNRVIQHVDLRDNPIRVAGLLALAHSLRLNSTVIQMDIDSDPRSEPSAELSEQHLSLQKEIKEICQRNLTQSHLKAASQMKNETPEGASSKPNKEWDAEGGVIRKISLTCETTVVSSQEIRTTEVVTREEEKQRYVSPAPSPCPSPCPSPCPSPVPSPLRNNRFKVFRVAEPSKSSPDLIASTSQPTAVCSAVHVSQSGRSLSAGDLSQPPKQSGVRPNRFGIGGRFTVTRVAEPCSLPSSQVSSMASSFTNTSSAPGPKIVISSPVRVERGFSVDETVSKEASEKSGEKQGNKDASPAVDFKATKLPESAAQFGKARCQSDSDTVMEGANLKKCLPESQRPELMSQRSLTVFKSNTECQKIDKDCDSPNLSELTDSGFLDEGNCGRSSGSVSPLPSTGSPRTVHEGDRDSLLSSSVDSTNQEDTGLGLPMEESEPAIPVSPCNIQQFDISSIHEPPKRAPLAAMENGSFDSDSEDSELMTQSSDSTHSDEVRITTEQIEPRQAWGSKPEQPQVGIASEAVIAPGVTESG, from the coding sequence ATGAGTGACACTAACAGAACTGAGTCCCTTGGCAATGCCCCTGTATGTGTGCATGATGATGCTTCAGTGTCACCCCAAGAAGGGTCCCAGGAGGGTCCTCAGAGCAAGCAAGCAGAGGTGACACAGAGCCCAGAGGCAGAGAAAACTTCTCTAGAAGCCACAGTACCTGAGGCTACAGGAAGTAAAATTTATTTGCATGACAAGTATCAATCTGTGGACAAAGGTGAAAGTGGCTTAGGAAAAAATGATTGTGATAGTAAGGAGAATAAGTTCAGTAAAACAGAGAACCTAGAAGGCTGTGTACAGTTTGATATTTCTTGTGAACTAGGAAGAGTTAGCACTGAGACTGCATTTAAAGATGTACAAAGTGAATTACCCTCAGCTGTATCTGAGGTTAAAAGTGATGTGAGCCAGGTACTTCACAGCTCCACACAGTTTTGTTTAGGTGCTACTGATCAGGATACCACTAGTGTTGATAATGGAAATCCTGAGGGCAATGTAATGCTGATGAAAAATGAGTCAGAAGCATCTGAACAAGTTTGTAATGTTGAGGATATAGTTGTACAAAAGTGTTCAAATGTTACAAGTCACCTTGAAAAGGATGACTTGCCTGTTTTTGATTCTGAGGCACATTATGTTAAGGTAGTCACAGATCCTCTTAGAGATGAGCCTGATAGATCAGATTGTGATAGTGGAAGAGATGCCCAATCCATGCACCATGGCGAGGCAGTGTCTTGTGAAATAGCCATGGATACTGGGCCTGATAGTAGTttagaaaaagatgaagtaTTTATTCCCATTAGTTTGCATGATGAACTTAGTAAAAATATAGCCATAGAAGTGACTGAAGACTTCCTAAAAGAGAAGGTGGACTGTAAGAATacagagagaacaagaaagggAAACAGATTTGAAGTGAACAGAGTATTTTCTGTGCAGTCAAGACTGACTGAGGAATGTGAGTGTGATAAAGAAGAAGGTAGCAGTCATTTGTGTCATTCCAGCAATGAACACACTGAAAAGGCACAGCCACTCTCTGCGCCCTCCACACCTGTTCCCTCTGCCTCCACCACTGCCAGAAAAGCCCTTAGGTCTCAGGTATGCCGGGGCCGGAGGGTTTCCTTCCCTGAGGATGAGACCCACCTCATATCCAGCTACTTGGAGCCAGTCAATCCATGGCAACAAATGGGCGGCACAACAGTGGAGGAGATAGCAGCAGCATATCGGGCATCTTGTGACCGACACCGCACACAGCCACTGCCAGGGGTGCTGCAGCAGATCAAGGCCCTGCCCCTGGTGTTAGGGGGCCGGGTGGAGTGCCTCAGCCTGCGTTCCCAGCGGTTGGACAGCAGCCAATGTGAAGGCTTGGAGGAAATCTTCCGAAGAGTTCAGTTCAAAATATTAGATTTGGAAGGATGTTATTTAGATGATGACACTGCAATTCCCCTCTTTGACATGATTGAGTTTTATGACTCTGCTACCCAGTTGAACATTTCATGCAATGACAAAATTGGTTTCCGGGGCTGGCAGGCATGCTCCAGGATGTTGAAGAGAACCCCCTCTGTTGAGTATTTGGATGCCCGCAGCACCAACCTCAATGAGACCAACATGCCAATACTGGGCAGGGCACTAAGGCTTGGGTCCCGTCTCCACACACTGCATTTAGAGAGCTGCAACTTGACAGGTCGCCCACTCATCATACTAACAGCTGCACTTAGGCAAAATGAGTCATTAACAGAGCTCTACCTGGCAGACAACAGGCTTGGAGTCAATGACTGCATACAGCTTAGCAACTTGGTGCGAGCCAACAGCACACTCCTTCTGCTGGATCTTCGCAACAATAATGTACAGGATGCTGGGTGCAGCCATGTTTGTGAGGGCATTGCAGAGCAGCAGaagcaccagcaacagcaacagcaagggGAAGAGAATGGGGAAAAGACACGATGTCGAGGCCTGCGTTCCCTGGTGCTGTGGAACAACCACCTCACTCCGCAGTCTGCCCCACATCTGGCCAACATGTTAGCCACCACCAGGGCTCTGGAAACCCTCAACCTTGGACGTAACAATCTGACCAGCGAGGGGATTTTGCAGCTAAAAGAATCACTCCTGAGGAACCACGCTCTACTTCGTCTTGGCTTACAATCAGCCAGAATAGCTGACGAGGGTGCAGTGGCCCTGGCTGAGTACACTGTTGACAACAGGGTGATACAGCATGTTGACCTGCGAGATAATCCCATCCGTGTGGCTGGTCTTCTTGCTCTGGCCCATTCCCTCCGCCTCAATTCCACTGTTATTCAGATGGACATAGATTCTGATCCCAGAAGTGAGCCATCAGCAGAGCTGTCTGAACAGCATCTCTCCCTccagaaagaaattaaagaaatctgCCAGCGTAATCTTACCCAAAGTCACCTGAAAGCTGCGAGTCAAATGAAGAATGAAACTCCAGAAGGTGCTTCTTCCAAGCCTAACAAAGAGTGGGATGCAGAAGGAGGTGTCATCAGAAAGATTTCTCTTACTTGTGAGACAACTGTAGTATCATCCCAAGAGATTCGCACCACAGAAGTTGTTACTcgtgaggaagagaagcagagatATGTAAGCCCAGCTCCAAGTCCCTGTCCAAGTCCCTGTCCAAGCCCCTGCCCCAGTCCAGTCCCAAGTCCACTCAGGAACAACCGTTTCAAAGTGTTTAGAGTGGCAGAACCTTCAAAAAGTTCTCCAGATTTAATAGCAAGCACTAGCCAGCCCACTGCAGTATGTAGTGCAGTTCATGTTTCACAGTCTGGGAGGAGTCTGTCTGCAGGAGACCTCAGTCAGCCTCCTAAACAGAGTGGTGTGCGGCCCAACAGGTTTGGCATTGGTGGGCGCTTCACGGTGACACGTGTTGCAGAGCCATGTAGCTTGCCATCTAGTCAGGTGTCTAGCATGGCATCAAGCTTCACAAATACAAGCTCTGCACCTGGGCCAAAAATTGTCATATCTTCCCCTGTTAGAGTTGAGAGAGGGTTTAGTGTCGATGAAACAGTTTCAAAAGAAGCATCTGAGAAGTCTggagaaaagcaaggaaacaaGGATGCAAGTCCAGCTGTAGACTTTAAGGCAACAAAGCTTCCAGAGAGTGCAGCACAGTTTGGCAAAGCTAGATGTCAGTCTGACAGTGATACTGTTATGGAAGGTGCCAACCTCAAAAAATGTTTGCCAGAGAGCCAAAGGCCAGAATTAATGTCCCAAAGATCATTGACTGTGTTTAAGAGTAATACTGAATGTCAAAAAATTGACAAAGACTGTGATTCTCCAAATCTGAGTGAGCTGACTGACAGTGGATTCCTCGACGAAGGAAACTGTGGCAGAAGCAGTGGCAGTGTGTCACCATTACCCAGCACGGGCAGTCCTCGCACAGTTCATGAAGGGGACAGAGACTCCCTGCTAAGCTCATCAGTGGACAGCACCAACCAGGAGGATACAGGCCTGGGGCTCCCTATGGAGGAGTCAGAGCCAGCTATTCCAGTCTCACCATGCAATATTCAGCAGTTTGATATCAGCTCAATTCATGAGCCCCCAAAGAGAGCTCCTTTGGCTGCCATGGAGAATGGAAGCTTTGATTCTGACAGTGAGGACAGTGAGCTAATGACACAGTCATCTGATTCCACCCACAGTGATGAGGTGCGTATCACCACAGAGCAGATCGAGCCAAGACAGGCCTGGGGTTCCAAGCCAGAACAGCCTCAGGTGGGCATAGCCTCAGAAGCAGTAATTGCCCCAGGGGTCACTGAGTCGGGCTAG
- the LOC135115737 gene encoding protein O-linked-mannose beta-1,2-N-acetylglucosaminyltransferase 1-like, with product MRRVRRLLRGRPLPATHLRLSFDVRWDSAAAFLQGVPVRLYGAEQERWLGELVSVAVVHQATGRLLRQYNHPTQAHARPLQAFLDSLQPGRVLLLAGSTFQDPDTSVTSLLAELGIDWLLGRGGGAVLWAWVGVVGSVRAAGEASVIWRPWNRNRQILTWEIHLPKAPEVPWCGGGGGSISPLDSKEEEEEEEEEEEGGGVGAGRWAARAELCTAHDGYGAWCNCPPPPPPPSPPRVLQNNTVASTWRIENVVTVVLARHPPALHRLLISLENAGAEPKDILVFTGQQQKAPKELQLVCKSHGVHLEITGRSSDCMGLHVARLYESALMASLILRPKASFFITLEDDMVVLPFFYRWMVRGRKILKKTQEFICVNSLNPKYPYKLYQYPRRTLGDLHLSSRTTTTTITTTATTAYSFRSPLRDNGRSPGDTTPPEGKKGNGRGNNNMNKFPPEPNKKTASGDTLRGPGTDTRAPREVGVVTGAGLEDGGRQWPGGKFMAGWGMERSLVEAMIRFWPLAKRDVDWETLVETWAGIRPCLLPSRPHALHARAAHLSLGPDLPPLL from the exons ATGCGTCGGGTGCGGCGGTTGTTGCGGGGACGGCCGCTGCCCGCCACCCACCTCCGCCTCAGCTTTGACGTCCGGTGGGACTCCGCCGCGGCATTCCTGCAGGGCGTCCCA gtGAGGCTGTATGGCGCGGAACAGGAACGGTGGCTCGGAGAACTGGTGAGCGTGGCGGTGGTACACCAGGCCACAGGTCGCCTGCTGCGGCAGTACAACCACCCAACACAGGCACACGCCCGCCCCTTACAAGCCTTCCTTGACTCACTCCAGCCCGGCCGCGTCTTGCTCCTTGCTGGATCG ACTTTTCAGGACCCAGATACCAGTGTTACTTCCCTTCTCGCTGAACTTGGAATAGACTGGCTCTTAGGGCGAGGCGGGGGTGCGGTGCtgtgggcgtgggtgggcgTAGTGGGCAGCGTGAGAGCGGCAGGCGAGGCGAGTGTTATCTGGCGCCCTTGGAACCGGAATCGTCAGATACTTACCTGGGAAATCCACTTACCGAAGGCCCCAG AGGTACcgtggtgtggtggaggtggtggtagcatCAGCCCGCTCGActcgaaggaagaggaggaggaggaggaggaagaggaggagggcggcggCGTCGGTGCTGGGCGGTGGGCGGCTCGGGCTGAGCTATGTACCGCGCATGACGGATATGGGGCGTGGTGCaactgtccaccaccaccaccaccaccatccccacctcGAGTACTACAGAACAATACA GTAGCGTCCACGTGGCGTATAGAAAACGTGGTGACTGTGGTCCTCGCCAGGCACCCGCCAGCCCTAcaccg GTTGCTGATTTCCCTTGAAAATGCAGGAGCAGAGCCTAAGGACATCCTTGTATTTACTGGACAGCAGCAGAAGGCGCCGAAGGAACTGCAATTA gtgtGCAAAAGTCACGGCGTGCACCTGGAGATCACGGGGCGTTCCTCTGACTGCATGGGTCTTCACGTTGCTCGCTTGTACGAATCTGCACTCATGGCCTCCCTCATCCTGCGCCCTAAAGCGTCCTTCTTCATCACTCTGGAGGACGACATGGTGGTGCTGCCCTTCTTCTACAG GTGGATGGTGCGGGGTCGAAAAATCCTAAAAAAGACTCAGGAATTTATCTGCGTCAATAGTCTGAACCCAAAGTACCCATACAAGCTGTACCAGTACCCGCGGCGAACCCTGGGCGACTTGCACCTTTCATCcaggaccactaccaccaccattaccaccaccgccaccaccgcatACTCCTTCAGAAGTCCTCTCAGGGACAACGGAAGATCGCCAGGTGATACCACGCCGCCGGAGGGCAAGAAAGGTAATGGCCGGGGGAACAATAACATGAATAAGTTCCCTCCTGAGCCAAACAAAAAGACTGCCAGCGGGGACACACTGCGAGGCCCCGGGACTGACACGAGGGCGCCCCGAGAGGTGGGTGTCGTGACGGGTGCGGGGCTGGAGGACGGAGGGCGGCAGTGGCCAGGCGGGAAGTTCATGGCGGGGTGGGGAATGGAACGCAGCCTGGTGGAAGCTATGATCAGGTTCTGGCCCTTGGCG AAGCGTGATGTAGACTGGGAAACGCTGGTGGAGACGTGGGCCGGAATACGCCCTTGCCTCCTCCCCTCACGCCCACACGCTCTCCACGCCCGCGCCGCCCATCTCTCCTTGGGTCCTGACCTCCCGCCCCTCCTGTGA